The following are encoded in a window of Brevibacillus ruminantium genomic DNA:
- the yunB gene encoding sporulation protein YunB: MAVFRPRRRWKNPLSRTKAFFIALVIFLAMSIQFLVFIEKRMEPTLKILASQKAEQLAKEAITDAVTKRIAQQGVDFNQIVKIEKDNQGRIQAYQFNFKEYARIVGETTSRVQNRLREFEEEKVERTIPLGLATGNSFLAQMGPNLPITFMPIGSVKTMLDTELSEAGINMVLATVYIYVEVDLRIVIPFATDQKTVTTKIPITHSLIIGDVPQYLYNNPWGKPDVPRLEDISPPPSNP; encoded by the coding sequence GTGGCCGTGTTTCGACCCCGTCGACGATGGAAAAACCCACTTTCTCGCACGAAGGCGTTTTTTATTGCGCTGGTCATTTTTTTGGCAATGAGTATCCAGTTTTTGGTGTTTATTGAAAAGCGAATGGAACCCACTCTGAAAATTTTGGCCAGCCAGAAGGCAGAGCAATTGGCCAAAGAGGCGATAACCGATGCGGTCACCAAGCGGATAGCCCAGCAAGGTGTGGATTTTAATCAGATCGTGAAAATTGAGAAAGACAACCAGGGAAGGATTCAGGCATATCAGTTCAACTTTAAGGAGTATGCCCGGATTGTGGGGGAGACCACCTCCCGTGTACAGAACCGGCTGAGGGAATTTGAAGAGGAGAAAGTCGAACGCACCATCCCACTAGGGCTGGCGACGGGCAACAGCTTTCTCGCGCAGATGGGACCCAACCTGCCGATCACCTTTATGCCGATCGGTTCCGTGAAAACGATGCTGGACACCGAACTGAGCGAAGCAGGGATAAACATGGTGCTGGCGACCGTCTACATTTATGTGGAAGTTGATTTGCGGATTGTCATCCCGTTTGCTACGGACCAGAAAACCGTTACGACGAAAATACCGATTACGCACTCACTGATTATCGGCGATGTACCGCAATATCTGTATAACAACCCCTGGGGCAAGCCGGATGTGCCGCGTCTGGAGGATATCTCACCGCCGCCTTCCAATCCGTAG
- a CDS encoding DUF3221 domain-containing protein, protein MIIMLSLGNGCTTETEKVILGIEGYITLKSDDVHTILVTKAGTTDDAMNVSVSKDTTILNSNGSVMKIEDLKIAQWVEVWVNGNINTSFPSRAFANKIVVYDDSPVEGSNITKTQAVEKALSLTTDIPIQFVSGIEFMKSEGHWKVTIRNNDAKIKKEVIINGRTGEGKLID, encoded by the coding sequence ATGATCATCATGTTAAGTTTGGGCAATGGATGCACGACTGAAACCGAAAAGGTGATTTTAGGAATAGAAGGGTACATTACACTAAAAAGTGACGATGTACATACAATCCTTGTTACCAAGGCAGGGACAACTGACGATGCTATGAATGTATCTGTATCCAAAGACACGACAATTCTGAATTCAAACGGTTCAGTAATGAAAATCGAAGATCTAAAAATTGCTCAATGGGTTGAGGTTTGGGTAAATGGTAACATTAATACCAGTTTTCCATCACGAGCATTTGCGAATAAGATTGTGGTTTATGACGATTCACCTGTAGAAGGATCGAACATCACTAAAACACAAGCTGTTGAAAAAGCTTTGAGTTTGACAACGGATATTCCTATCCAATTTGTTTCAGGCATTGAGTTTATGAAATCTGAAGGGCATTGGAAAGTAACGATTCGAAACAACGATGCAAAGATAAAAAAAGAAGTGATAATTAACGGTAGAACAGGTGAGGGAAAACTGATTGACTAA
- the ribD gene encoding bifunctional diaminohydroxyphosphoribosylaminopyrimidine deaminase/5-amino-6-(5-phosphoribosylamino)uracil reductase RibD, with translation MAESDLSYMSLALDLARATKGQTSPNPVVGAVIVRDGMVVGMGAHVKAGEPHAEVHALRMAGELAKGATLYVTLEPCSHYGRTPPCAKAVLEAGIARVVVAAADPNPLVAGKGISLLRQAGVDVVVGVGAVQAKKLNEVFFHYIQKQTPFVTVKTASTLDGKIATRTGDSRWITGEEARKRVHQLRREHDAILVGVQTVLADDPALTAREQGQVTGRQPLRVILDNHLRIPDTACVLRDGHAPTLLFASDQAPVERQRQLESLGAEVVRLAGRVSVEQVLAELGKRGISSLLVEGGATVNGSFLDARAVQKVVHFLSCKLVGGAAAPASYGGLGQSFMQDAISLADVEMELFGGHDLCIAGYPVWKEEGSATCLRD, from the coding sequence ATGGCAGAAAGCGATTTGTCCTATATGTCGCTGGCGCTTGATCTGGCCCGCGCAACGAAAGGACAAACCAGCCCCAATCCAGTGGTGGGAGCGGTGATTGTCCGTGATGGAATGGTTGTCGGCATGGGGGCGCATGTAAAAGCAGGGGAACCGCACGCAGAGGTTCATGCCCTGCGTATGGCTGGTGAGCTTGCAAAAGGAGCTACTTTATACGTCACACTGGAACCGTGCAGTCACTACGGGAGAACGCCGCCCTGTGCCAAAGCTGTGCTCGAGGCAGGGATCGCACGGGTAGTCGTGGCTGCGGCTGATCCCAATCCACTCGTTGCCGGCAAAGGGATCAGCCTTCTTCGGCAGGCGGGAGTCGACGTAGTTGTGGGGGTTGGCGCGGTGCAGGCGAAAAAACTAAACGAAGTGTTTTTCCACTACATCCAGAAACAGACGCCTTTCGTCACAGTGAAGACGGCTTCCACACTGGATGGAAAAATCGCGACCCGCACAGGTGACAGCCGCTGGATTACAGGCGAAGAGGCCCGCAAGCGTGTCCACCAGCTTCGCAGAGAGCATGATGCTATTCTGGTCGGCGTGCAAACGGTACTGGCGGATGATCCGGCACTGACGGCGCGCGAGCAGGGACAGGTTACCGGCAGACAGCCGCTGCGGGTGATCCTGGACAATCATTTGCGAATTCCGGATACCGCCTGTGTTCTCCGGGATGGGCACGCCCCAACCTTGCTCTTTGCATCTGATCAAGCACCTGTGGAGCGGCAGAGACAGCTGGAGAGCCTGGGGGCAGAGGTAGTTAGATTGGCTGGCCGTGTCAGCGTCGAGCAAGTGCTGGCTGAGCTGGGGAAAAGGGGTATTTCCTCCCTGTTAGTCGAGGGGGGAGCAACCGTCAACGGCTCTTTCCTGGATGCCCGGGCCGTTCAAAAGGTCGTTCATTTCCTCTCCTGCAAGCTGGTTGGCGGAGCAGCGGCGCCGGCTTCCTATGGGGGCTTGGGACAGTCGTTCATGCAGGATGCGATTTCGCTGGCTGATGTAGAGATGGAGCTATTCGGGGGTCATGATCTGTGCATTGCTGGCTATCCGGTTTGGAAAGAAGAGGGGAGTGCGACATGTTTACGGGATTGA
- a CDS encoding riboflavin synthase, with protein sequence MFTGLIEEVGVVETVSSNDRSCKLIIRASKVVEDVRLGDSIAVNGVCLTVTSFSRARFQADVMPETWQVTNLSALQPGNRVNLERAMKLGERLGGHLVSGHVDGVGTILSRKADGNAVRYVIQTEPHLLRYVVPRGSITVDGISLTVVEAGVDRLSVSVIPHTLAQTNLQGKQAGDEVNLETDLLAKYVERLLGGNADCQPGKAAGLDLAFLQEHGFA encoded by the coding sequence ATGTTTACGGGATTGATTGAAGAAGTGGGCGTAGTCGAAACGGTTTCCAGCAATGATCGATCCTGCAAACTGATCATTCGTGCCTCCAAGGTCGTGGAGGATGTCCGCCTGGGGGACAGCATCGCGGTCAACGGCGTCTGTCTGACCGTTACGTCTTTTTCCCGGGCGCGTTTTCAAGCGGATGTCATGCCGGAGACCTGGCAGGTGACCAATCTGTCTGCTTTGCAGCCGGGGAACCGTGTCAATCTGGAACGGGCGATGAAATTGGGGGAGCGTCTCGGTGGCCATCTGGTGTCAGGACACGTTGACGGCGTAGGAACGATCCTCTCGCGAAAGGCAGACGGAAACGCGGTCCGGTATGTGATCCAGACGGAGCCGCATTTGCTCCGATACGTCGTGCCCCGCGGCTCTATTACCGTGGATGGCATCAGTTTGACGGTGGTAGAGGCGGGTGTGGATCGGCTGTCTGTTTCCGTGATTCCTCATACACTTGCCCAGACCAATTTGCAAGGAAAGCAAGCAGGAGATGAAGTCAATTTGGAAACCGATCTGCTTGCAAAATATGTAGAACGATTGCTCGGCGGGAATGCTGACTGCCAGCCGGGAAAAGCAGCTGGTCTGGATCTGGCATTTTTGCAGGAGCACGGTTTTGCTTGA